The nucleotide sequence CTCCTGGATTTTCACCTTCACCTTTTCCGTGCTAGGAATCATCGTTTCTTCCAAAACAGAATTCAGAGGTATCGCCGGCATGTTTTCTGAACCTATGACCATCACTGGAGCATCAATGTATTTAAAACACTCTTCCTGGATACGACCTTGCAAGGCGCGTGAGAAACTGTTCTCACTAGGCTCTTCAGTTACCACGAGGCATTTACCGCATTTCTTAACGCTGGCAAAAACGGTATCATAATCCAATGGATGCAGGGTTCTCAAATCAACCACTTCTACTCTATCCTGTAAACCAAGTTCCTTTGTGGCGTTCATCGCCCAATGAACGCCCATACCGTAAGTAATGATGCTCAAGGTTTCTTCTTCTTCCTTTTTCCAGATTTCCTGCAAGACCCAAGCCTTGCCAAAAGGCAACACGTAATCCTCGCTAGGCTCTACACTGGTCGCTCCTTTGGTGCCTTTGACTTTACTCCAGTACAGCCCTTTGTGTTCAAAAATCACTACCGGATTAGGATCATAATAGGCTGCTTTCATCAAGCCTTTCAAATCGGCACCGTTGGATGGATACGCAATTTTGAGACCTCTAATATTAGAGACCACGCTTTCCATCGAACTGGAATGATACGGTCCACCGCTACCGTAGGCACCTATCGGTACGCGCAATATCATGGAAACCGGCCATTTGCCGTTACTCAAATAATTGGATCTGGAAACCTCTGTAAACAGCTGATTCAATCCTGGCCAGATGTAATCTGCAAACTGCACCTCAACGATGGGTTTTAATCCTACCGCGCTCATTCCTACGGTGCTTCCCACGATAAAGGCCTCTTGGATAGGTGTGTTGAAGACTCGGTTGTCGCCAAATTTCTGTGCCAGCGTTGCGGCTTCTCTAAAAACGCCGCCTAATCTGCCGCCTACATCCTGCCCATAGAGCAAACATTCTGGGTGTTTGCGCATCAATTCTTCAATAGCAAATAGTGCACAATCTACCATCACCACTTTTTCTGCGCCTTCTGGTGATCGCTCGCCGCGCTCTTCGGTGATGGGCGTTGGTGCAAAATCGTGCGTGAACAAGTCGGCTGGTTCTGGGTCTGGCATGTCCATCGCTTGTTGTAAGGCTTTTTGGGTTTCCGCTTTCGCGAAAGCGTCGTACCCATCAACCTCCTGCGCTGTAAAACCATTGTCCAATAGTAGTTTTCTCATCTTAGGGTACGGATCGCGTTCTCTGGATTCTTCTAAATCATCGCGGTAAAACTCCATGCGCACACCGCTGGTATGGTGATTCAATAAGGGAACGGTCGCATGAACCAAAAACGGTCGACGCTCTGTTCTTATAGTCTCGATCACCTTGTTTAGGGTATTGTAACTCTCTTCAAAATCAGTCCCATCTATGGAAATGCGCTCAATCCCGTGGAATCCAGCAGCATATTCGAAGGCATTTTGGGCTCTGGTTTCAGCAGCATTGGCACTGATGTCCCAACCGTTGTCCTGTACCAAATAAAGAATTGGAAGTTGCTTGAGAGCCGCCATTTGTAGCGCTTCGGCAATCTCACCTTCAGTCACTGAGGCATCGCCTAGGGAACATACGACAATTGGCAATTCTGAATTCTGAATTCTGAATTCTGAATTTTCAAAACTCTCTTTGTAATGAAAACCCAGCGCTGCTCCAGTGGCAGGAATCGCCTGCATCCCAGTTGCACTGGATTGGTGCGGTATTTTAGGCTTATCAATATCATTCAACGATGGATGTGAATAGTAGGTACGGCCACCAGAAAACGGATCGGCTTTTTTTGCCAATAACTGCAGCATCAAATCGTAAGGCTTCATGCCTATCGCCAGCAACATCGCATCATCCCGATAATACGGAAACATATAATCCTGCGGCAGCAGTTGCATCCCGATAGCCGTCTGGATCACCTCATGCCCGCGACTGGTCGCGTGCACATATTTAGAAACCGTTTTGAAGTTCTCTTCATAGAGTTCTGTCATGGCTTTGGCGGTCACCATATTGCGAAATCCTTTTTCTAATACTGACTTTTCCAAATCTTTGTTTTTATAGTCAAGCCGCTACATGGCGGCTTCGCTTAATAATTAGTTTGCGGAGCTTCCTCTAGGTTCAAAGCCACTTGCTTCAAGAAACTACCTCCCAAAAATCCATCAACCACCCGATGATCAAAACTCAAACTCAGCATCATCATACTCCTCACTTCAATGCTGTCAACGCCGTCTCTCGTCATTACCTCAGCACTTTTTTTGATAATTCCCGTAGCTAAAATCGCAACCTCTGGCTGATTGATAATAGGTGTTCCCATCAATGAACCAAATGTTCCAACGTTTGAGATTGTGAATGTTCCGCCTTTAATATCATCGCCACCTAATTTATTTTCCCTTGCGAGATTTGCCATACGATTTACCTCTGCAGCAATTTCTGGTAAAGATTTTTGATCGGCATTTTTTACAACGGGAACAATGAGATTTCCTGATGGTAAGGCAGTTGCCATTCCCACATTAATGTTCTCTTTTACAATGATGTTCTTACCATCGACGCTGGCATTGATGTTTGGAAACTCTTTGATGGCTCTGGCCACGGCATCTACAAATAGTGGTGTAAATGTCAATCGCTCACCATGCTTCTCTTGAAAAGCGGCTTTATTGGCATTTCTCCAGTTCATCAAATCGGTAAGGTCTGCTTCTACATAAGCCGTCACGTGTGGACTGGTGTGTTTTGAATACACCATATGATCTGCAATCATGGATCGCATGCGGTCCATCTCGATAATCTTACCGGTTCCTTTATCAAACTTCAATTGAGGAATACGGTAGGCTGTAGGGTCTGGCTCGTTGCTTACAGCTTGTGCAAACTGATACGGACGACCATCATTTAAATACTGGATGACATCACTCTTGCGCAAACGACCTTCAGCTCCAGTGGCAGGAATACGGGCAAGTTCCTCATAGGATATGTGATTCTCGCGAGCAATTTTATCAATTAACGGACTGACGAATAGGTTTTTATTGACGTAAGAACTGGAAACTTGTTT is from Nonlabens sp. YIK11 and encodes:
- a CDS encoding thiamine pyrophosphate-dependent enzyme; protein product: MVTAKAMTELYEENFKTVSKYVHATSRGHEVIQTAIGMQLLPQDYMFPYYRDDAMLLAIGMKPYDLMLQLLAKKADPFSGGRTYYSHPSLNDIDKPKIPHQSSATGMQAIPATGAALGFHYKESFENSEFRIQNSELPIVVCSLGDASVTEGEIAEALQMAALKQLPILYLVQDNGWDISANAAETRAQNAFEYAAGFHGIERISIDGTDFEESYNTLNKVIETIRTERRPFLVHATVPLLNHHTSGVRMEFYRDDLEESRERDPYPKMRKLLLDNGFTAQEVDGYDAFAKAETQKALQQAMDMPDPEPADLFTHDFAPTPITEERGERSPEGAEKVVMVDCALFAIEELMRKHPECLLYGQDVGGRLGGVFREAATLAQKFGDNRVFNTPIQEAFIVGSTVGMSAVGLKPIVEVQFADYIWPGLNQLFTEVSRSNYLSNGKWPVSMILRVPIGAYGSGGPYHSSSMESVVSNIRGLKIAYPSNGADLKGLMKAAYYDPNPVVIFEHKGLYWSKVKGTKGATSVEPSEDYVLPFGKAWVLQEIWKKEEEETLSIITYGMGVHWAMNATKELGLQDRVEVVDLRTLHPLDYDTVFASVKKCGKCLVVTEEPSENSFSRALQGRIQEECFKYIDAPVMVIGSENMPAIPLNSVLEETMIPSTEKVKVKIQEILNY
- a CDS encoding dihydrolipoamide acetyltransferase family protein gives rise to the protein MATMTDFILPKMGESITEGTILNWLVQEGESFAEGDILVEVGTDKVDNEVPAPCDGTMVKHLFGNGDVVEIGEPVAQIEASDESTKASASSKPEAKDLKKPSGLEDVQKDSEASAASQNRTGSSDSRERVASAVQKQVSSSYVNKNLFVSPLIDKIARENHISYEELARIPATGAEGRLRKSDVIQYLNDGRPYQFAQAVSNEPDPTAYRIPQLKFDKGTGKIIEMDRMRSMIADHMVYSKHTSPHVTAYVEADLTDLMNWRNANKAAFQEKHGERLTFTPLFVDAVARAIKEFPNINASVDGKNIIVKENINVGMATALPSGNLIVPVVKNADQKSLPEIAAEVNRMANLARENKLGGDDIKGGTFTISNVGTFGSLMGTPIINQPEVAILATGIIKKSAEVMTRDGVDSIEVRSMMMLSLSFDHRVVDGFLGGSFLKQVALNLEEAPQTNY